In Fusarium fujikuroi IMI 58289 draft genome, chromosome FFUJ_chr02, the genomic stretch gcatggatgatgatatgtTACAGAGAGCCAGGGCGCAGCAAAAGATACGGGCTACGCGTCGGGCGCGTAGCAATGCTGCGTAAGATTGGAGACAATCTGGATATCATGAGTTACGATGCATTGGAACACGTTACGAGAATTGTACGAATTGTTCAGGTCTATGAAATCCATAGAAAGATGTTGAGCATAAACAAGACATTTTGTTGAGTAGTTGTATTGATTTATACTGAATTCTGTTTATCGTCTAGTCTATACAGAAGCTGTCTATgtgaaagaaaggaaaaggagggTCAGCTAAGTGTTCACTGTATTTAGTGCTTTCTATGTCGGTGAGTACGGGTCATTCCAAAACCCCAGCCATCTATATCATCGTCAGCATGGTCTTTCAAGTCGCATATATTCGAGACTTACATTGAGAAGCGACGTGGATGTCAACATCCAGCTCATCTGCCCAGTGCCAGACAAGATTAGGGTCCTTGAGGAAGCCCCGTCCCACCAACACAGCATTTACAGAGTCATCGCTCAGATAACCCTGGGCCTGCTTTCCAGAGGTGATCATTCCCACTGAAGTCACAGCAACTCCGGTATCCTTGACAGCTTTCTTCACGGCAGCAGCGTACGGGACTTGGTAACCAGGGCCAGAAGTGATTTTCTGACGGCAATCCAAACCACCGCCTGAAATATCGATCAGATCGATGCCGTTCGCGGCGAGGATTTGACCGAGCTTTGCGGCTTCTTCGATATGCCACTGTGGTAAAGACGAATCGAACTCGAGGTAGTCTGTTCCTGGCATGCGGACAAGGAGGGGAAAGTCCTCGGGGACGATATCACGAGTGAGTTTAACGGTCTCGAGAAGGAGGCGAATACGATTCTCAAAAGATCCGCCGTATTGGTCCGTTCGTTGGTTTGAGGCTGGGGAAAGGAATGCATTTAGGAGATATCCATGTGCAGCGTGAACTTCGATGGCCTAACGAAGTCAGTGTCTATCAAATCAGATGTACTCTCTGAAGATCTCACATCAAagccagccttgagagctCTTTTCACAGCAGCAACCCAATCTTGCTTGAATTTGGTAATGTCATCGCTTGTCATCTCCCTGGGAGTGAGAGACTCTGGGCTATAGGGAATTGCACTTGGTGCAACCACTTCGTCCGGCCAGCCACCAGCCTGTAAGCAATCAGTCACTGATCACGTACATGTCGTGGTGAGTATCCTACCTCTTTGACCGCTGTGTTCTTGCGATCCAGCCAGGGCACAACAGTACTCGCCTTTCTCCCAGCATGACCCATCTGAATGGCGATCTTCGCTCCTTGACTATGCACGAAATCCACAATCTCCTTCAGAGGCTCAAGCTGTCCATCCTCCCAGATGCCGGCATCTTGGGGGCTGATTCGTCCTTCTGGTGAAACTGCATTTACTTCTGTGATGATGAGTCCAGGGCCACGTGCGGCGAAACTTCCGAGGTGTTGCTTGTGCCATGGGGTCATGTAGCCATCCTTAGCAGAGTATCTGTAATGTCTGTTAGGTATTTGGTAGTGGTGCGTGCTAAGAGGTTGCATACTGGCACATTGGTGATACGATGATACGATTGTGGAGCGTTAGACCTCGTAGTTTGAGGGGAGAGAATAGGCTGCCTTCGGGTTGGACATCCCATGGGGTTCCTGCAGGAGGGTCTTGGATAGGAGTGTAGAAGGGAACCTTTGATTGTGTTAGTGAAAGATATGAATTGTGAGTGTATCAAAGAGACAAACATCTTTGGCTCCGACGTTGATGAGGATCTTTGGGTGACCATTTGCTTCGACTGAACCCATGTTTATTATCTTGATAAAACTGAGGTATTATTTGGTAGGGTATCGGTATTCGATGATAGTGGTAGTGGTAGAGTTGATCAAGAGTAATGGACTTGAGTGGAAGATGTTTTCTGACAAAGGAGGCAAGGCCATATACTTATACTTGATCCAAGAGAAGGTCTTTACACTGTGAAATATCTCCCTACAATAGAACATGCAAGTTCTAAGTGACATTCAACGTCAAGACTCGTGATAAACCCGAACAGCGAGTCCTCTAAACCCATGTTTCACGAAAAGCCATTCAAGGTAATTGTCGTAATCACATCATGTTCTGCATCGGCTTCACCGAATGGCATATCTTGGTTCTCGGTTTTCGGCATGATGCATCGCTTATGAATATGTGTGGCTTGCCTTACCAAGAATGCATGGAACGTTGAGTGACGAAAAGTCTACTGATTATGTTCGGTGTTTCCCGAGTAAGTCGGCCGACTCTGAGATGTGCTCTATTGGGCCATTGGCAGCATTCTTGTTATTGGAGGGTTGCTGTGCGATCGGCTACGTATGAAATTATTTCAAAATGAACTATAGACTTTAACGAGAATGTTCAATGACCAAGACATTAAGGAAGAGGGCATAATTAAGTTACAGTTCCAGGTGGTGTTGTAAATACCTGGGTAATAAGTTCAAAGAGCCTCAGGAACCAAAATGATTTAGGTTAGGCAACCTCGCATTCTAGAAGAACTTCCCTTCCTCAAGCATCACTTACAACTCCCTACAACTGAGCCCCCACAACCCTAGCATCATGCAGCGCTATAGAGAAGACGCCTCTGatgagagccatgatgaggaagacattCCTCTACACTACAAGCGGGCGTTCGGCGCAGGACTGAAGCGACAAAGGGTCGAATTTGTTCCCGCCCAAGATCCTGATGCTGGAACTACAACCACAATAACACCAGCCAAGTCAACAGACACTTCCATCGGCGACTTGTATGCTAGCATCGTTTTAAAACCcgccaaagacaaagatACCAAACcgtcagaagaagagccagaagaAATATGTTCAGACTGCAAACTCCCCATCTCATCCACTTCACAGCCTCACGAAGCATCCTTCGCCCACCAAGTCTCACTCACACATTCACACCCCCCATCAGCCCTTGATCGCTCGCGCATGGGACTCAAAGCCCTAAAGTCTCAAGGCTGGGACCCTGATGCCCGACGAGGTCTAGGAAGAGAGGGCGAGGGAATGCGATATCCTATCAAAGTGGTGGCAAAAGAAGATACCCTCGGAATCGGAGCAAGTATACCGAAAGAGatccaagaaaagaaaaaggaagagaagtCCAGGCCATTAAACAGAAAGGAAGCGAAGCAGCTGGCGGCCAAGGAACGACAACGGCATGAGAGACTCCAGGGTGAGATTTATGGGAGAGTTGACGTGGAAAGCTATCTGAGAGGGAAAGGCGCCGATGGTTGATTATACAAGGCAATGAGAAAATACAAATAAAGACAGCTCGAGGCACCGGCTACGTTGTATCCGGTCTTCGATATCACAGGCCATCAAGCGGTTAAAGAGATGCCTATTCTAGGACTTGCTCAAGGGCTCACCCGGAAAGACAACACTTGACGACTCTGCGGTACCCGAAGCCACCATAGCTGGAAACTTGGTCTTAGAGCATCGCGATGCTAATGCGATCAGCTCTGATTTCGAGAGCTATTTCCAGCCAACTGAGCTTAAGCACTGAGGTAAATCGAGAGTTTCAGATTGAACTAAGTGTTTCATCTTGCATAAACGAAACAGTGATAAACATATGGATATATCCCtatcgagatcttcaacagAATATCCACAAATTGTGTTGTacctaaaaaaaaaagtcaaGATGTGAAGTCGAAATATACTCAAAGTTCAAGCATCTGTGATGACCTCATCGAAGTTGAGGCTGATACACCGCTCCCTACCTATGTCATGCTGCTGATGCCCTGTCCTGTAGGCTTCCTTCAGGGACCTTTATAGCGACCATCACTAACCAACCATCGGGCGCTAGCGACTTCAAGACCTGGACCCACCTTCTTCATGCCTTCCATTGGGATGATGAAACCCCGCCAAATGGAAAGCCGTAGTAGTTAGCACCTCAACTCCTGACTTGGGCCCAATCCCAAACCAAACTTCGAATCCTCGATATCTGAGCAAACCACCCAAAACCTCCCAACTTTTAGCCACTCTACATTGCAccatttttcttttaactcAACTTTGATACCCCTGCGCCTCACCGTATCGCTTCAATTTCAGCGTTCTGGGCTGGATCCTACCGCCGCTTCTCTCGTTGTCAAACACTACCTCAGCCTCCCTCAATATCTCCATACCCAACGACGTGACAGGGCAGCCCGCCTTTACTATACACCATGGGGCTGTCCGTCATCCAAGAGCAGCATGATGGTATGATATATACGATACAAATACTATACGCAATTCGTTGCTAATGCGCCGGCTTCAGCTATCTTGGgacagatcaagaagatcacccGAGGCGATGTAAGCTACCAGCCAAGCTTTGAGCTCGACAGTTGACTGACGTCTTTGATGCGATAGTGGAAATGCCTGATCGTCGACGAGAACTCCAAAAAGATCATTGACAATGTCGTCAAGGAGGATGACATTCTCAATAACAATATCGCCAGTTGGTCTATCTATCTGACTGCCAGCTTGTTGTCTGGTACTGACCAGCCTTTCCCCCAGCTATTGAGCGAATCGAGAACCGTCGCGAACCGAACCCCGAGATGGACGCAATCTATATTCTCTCGCCTGAATCCTTCGCTGTCGAGTGTCTTCTCGCCGATTTCGAGATGCGACGTTATCGCAGCTACTATCTTGTCTGGACTGGCCTCCTCGACCCCTCATTGCGACGCAAGATCGACGACTTTCCTGGAGCCCGACAGCTCCGCGCCGGTTTCCAGACCATGTTCGTCGATTTCCTGCCTCGAGAATCGCATCTCGTTACCCTTCGCGACCCCTGGAGCTTTCCCATGCTCTTCCACCCAGCCTGTAACGCCGTCGTTCCAACACACATGAAGGCTCTAGCGCAAAAGGTAAGGCGGCAGCATGCTTCGGTCGGATGACGTGTGTTGATAAGAAGTTAGATCGCCGGTCTTTGTATTACACTCGGAGAATACCCCAAGGTTCGTTACTACAAGCCGCAAAGCGCACGCCACGAGGCTGCCGTACTCTGCACTCATCTGGCTCGATTTGTCCAAGAAGAGCTCGATGCGTATGCGCAATGGGACACTAGCTTTCCCCCACCCTCACCGCGACCACAAGCGACACTCGTCATTACAGACCGATCAATGGATTTGATGTCACCTTTGGTACATGAGTTCTCCTACCAAGCCATGGCACACGACCTCCTGCCGATCAAGGACGGCGACAAGGTCACTTATCGTACGACAATCAACGAGGGAACTCCAGAAGccgaagagaaggatatggAGCTCacagacaaggacaagataTGGGTGGACAATCGGCACAGACACATGAAGGACACGATTGACAAACTGATGGGCGATTTCCAAAAGTTCCTCCAACAAAACCCCCACTTCACCAATGAGAACGCCGACACGACCAACCTTAATACGATTAGAGATATGTTGGCAGGCTTGCCGCAGTTTcaagagatgaaggaggcATATTCCCTCCACCTGACCATGGCGCAAGAATGTATGAACATTTTCCAGAAGCACAAGTTGATGGACATCGCCTCTATAGAGCAAACGCTCGCATCTGGACTGGACGAGGACTTTAAGAGACCAAAGAACATTCTCGAAATGATAGTACCTCTGTTGTGCGACGAGGCCGTATCACCTTCAGACAGGCTGCGCCTCATCATATTATTCATTCTCTATCGAGATGGTGTCATTGACGAAGACATCAAACGACTCTTGGCCCACGCGTCCCTCCCTCAGTCTGACCGCGAAGTTGTACTCAACTTTGAGCAGCTTGGTGGACATATGACACATGCGCTCAAGGATGTGCGCCAGATCCCTCCGCCTCTATTCCCGATCGATCCAAAATCGACTCAGCTGAACGAGGAGTATGGATTAACACGATTCGAGCCAGCAATGAAACACATGGTGGACCATCTAGCAAGGGGCATGTTGGATCAGACTCACTTCCCTTACGTGAAGCCACCACTGGACCCCAATGAGGAGCTTCACTTAGCGCAGGGAGGTTCTCTTCGTGCCGGTCGACCAAATTGGGCAGCAGCTGGACGCCGTCCACCAGAGAATCGACAACGGTTGATTGTCTTCATGGCTGGAGGTGCTACATACAGCGAGAGCCGATCATGCTACGAAGTCGGTGAAGCGCGCAGTCGAGATATCATTCTCGTCACTTCTCATATGATTACTCCTCAGTTATTCATTCGCCAAGTGGGCGATCTCAGTCGCGATAAGCGTCAACTTGACTTGCCCCTGGAGCGACCCAAGCGACACGCTCCACGGCATCTCTTTGAGCGACCAGCTCCTCCTCGCCCAGCACCCTCACAGCAGCCCTCACAGCAAGGATTGCCACCTGGGCCCACGAACCGACCAGGCGGTCTTCCTTCAAGACCTGGCCCTGGCATGGCGCCTCCAACGGCTGCCATGTCAAACATGTCGATTAATAACAACCACGGTAACAACACAGCACCACGGCCGACATCGCACCACAGTGttcaacaacaccatgaGGAGCCAGGCAAGCTCCataaggaaaagaagaagcgtaACTTCCTCGGCATCAAGAAGTAGGGTTCTTGGAACGGGGGtctctcttcagcttctccgcCGAAACACTGGACCATTCGACGGTCACAGACTACAGAAACGCCGACTTCGTCTGAAGATTACATTACAAATGCGTCGCATAAGCCAGAAAGGAGTGCTTCCAGTAGAAGTCGGTTGTATGGTCCTTCGGCCTAATGTGGCTTCTTAGTAAAGCACATGGTGGTATTTCTGGTTTCGCAATTCGTCGACGTAGCGTGGCGTTGTTCTACCGTCTTTTGAGTATTGACTACTATCTATGTTGGAAGCATTACTTAGCTTGGTAACTCGAATGATTGGGAGACGTTTATCTGTATACATCAGCTATAGTGTATAAACGTCATGAATTCTTTGTTCTCGTTTCAACATGACTTTTGAAGTAACTGCTATTTACTTCTCATCATTATATCAACAGAAATCGTCATGATCATCGCCGATAAATACCCAAACAAAAAAAAGGAAACTGCCGTAAATCGCCCATCAACCAATCCATTTGAATTCACTACCTAACTTTCACCGAGTAAAACCATCATGCCTATATCCCTTGATTTCCCCCATCGCCGTGCTTCCCAAAAATGACATGTTAAAAAAACAAGTTACTAGCTACAGGGCGTACCCTGATTCCAAGCATGCGTTCCAAAGATGCGGTGAGTTGATTTCGGTAGATATTCGTACAGTAGTGGGAGAAGCCCCTTTGTTAATTTTAAGGCTTTGACTTTCAAAAGTTTCTGCAGACGGGCTGATTGATTCCGTACAAAGTTGATACAGACTTTGTGGTCGAGGAGTGTTTGGTTCGATGCGTTGAAGCACGGTATTCGTATGAGATGTGATTAAGGTCTCCCGAAAGCGGCGCCACGGCCGTTGCCGGGAGGAGGCATACCGCGGCCCTCAAAGGGACCGCCAGGGAAGTCAGGTCCAGGGGGGCCGTTGAAGCCGCCGAGCCCAGGTGGGATGAATCCGGGAGGGAGGCCGCCATAGAAGGCAGGTGGAGGCATGTTTCGAGGAGGTGGGCCACCCAAGGCCTCGAGAGGAGGCATCACGCCAGGAGGGAAGTTGGGAGGAAACATGTGAGGCATGGGCATGTTACGGTTGGGCCCAGGGCCACCAGGGCCACCGAGACCAGCAGGAAGCCCTGGGGGAGGGATCATAGGACCtcgctgctgaggaggaggcattTGGCCACCAGGCATCCAGCTGGGAGGCATCTGATGGTCCAGACCAGGAGGTGGGGGTGGGCGTTGCAAGATCTGTGTAGGTTGGTTGGGTCGAACATCAGCGTCAGGAGGGTTGTGGAATCGTTCTTCCATGGGGAAGCCAGGCGGTGGTTGGCGCATTTGACGTTGAGGACCACGGTCGTCTCTGGGGAAATCGGGCTCCTGAGGCATCTGTGGTGgcttctgctgctgtggcCCCATGCGCATCAGCAGTTCATTGCGCTGGGCATCAGGAGGTGCTCTCATGAGATTCATCAAGAACTCAGTATTACTGTTGTTACGAGCGGCATCAGGGCGTCCAGAACCTTGACTGGGAGCTCGCTGGCGCTGGCCAACGAGATCCTGAAGAAGTTGCTCGGGGCGAGCAGCTTGTGGCTGGGGTCGAGGTGCAAGAATCTCTTGAACATGCTGGGGCGGGACTCGGCCAATAGGACCGTCCATTCGTCGATCAGGTCCATACTGCTGGAAAGGAGATTCGGGAGAGGTAATGGCGTTCGGCCTGCCGGCATTTGGCGGTGTACCTTGAGGGGCGGCAAACGCTGGCAGTCCTGGGGGTGTGGCGCTCATCGTCTGTTTCTGTAGCTTTGCCAGCAGTTGCTGGAAAGCTTGTCGCTCATCCTCGCCGCCCGCTGGAGGAGCTGAGCCACCAGCGAAGGGGAGAGGCAAAGGCATACCGCTGTTGACAGGAGGTCCTGTCATAGGAGTTGGAGGTTCTGTTTTGCCTCGAGGCTCGTCCTGGGGTTGCGAAAAGAAAGACGTAAACCTGGAAGATTTGCCCGCTGCCTTGGGTTTGTTGACAGGTTCCTTGGACTCTTCAGCAAGAGGAGTATCCAGACCAGCATTCGATCCAAACGCCATGAAGAACTTATCAGGTCCAGCTTGAACCGCTGGGGCAGACTGCACAGGGGGCTTTTCAGCCTCGATGATGGCTTCAGCTGCCTCGGCGTTCGCGGATTTACCAGGAGCAGCAGGGattccagccttggccttcttcatctcctccatccACTTCTGGAAATCTTGCTGCGTGTGAGCTTCGGGATGCTCCTCAAGAGGTTCGTCTAGCCATTCAGGCTCACGCTCGACTCGTTGATCACGGTCTCGTCCCCATCGGCGATCATTGGTgcgattgttgttgttacTGTTGTTGTTATGACGATCATCAGGAGTATCAGCGATCGCATCGCGGTCTCTCCAGCTCTTCGCGCGATCAATTCGTTCACGCTTGTCGGGGGTGGCAGTAGCTTCAACAGCGGGAGTGGTGACTGCATTAGACTCGTTTTTGTACCATGGCTCAGTTTTGTTCCTGTTCGTTCCGTTTCGAGGCCTGCCCTCATCGTCTCCGTCTCTGGCTAAAGTGTCAAAGTTTCGTGCAGGGCGATCCCGAGCAGCGTCGTCACGTTCTCTGGGCTGTCGCTTGTCATCTCGGAAGTTGCCTCCCATACGCCCATGGAAACGCTCAGCACCCTCGTGCCCAAAACTCTTGCGTGGCTTCACAGTACTCCAGCCATCTGATTCGCTCTCGCCTTCACGACGGCGGTACCCATTGCCATTGCGTCCATCACGAAACCGGTCGACATCAAGATCTCCATTACGACTTCGAAAGTTGCCGAAACGCCCCGAAGCGTCAGACTCCTTGGCAATTTTGTCCGTTTCTAGCGAAGATTTGCCTCGCGCTGAAGCAAACGCTGTTCGGGGTGGTGCAAAGACGAGGTCTTCAGGGTCTAGATAGGTGCGCGCCGGTCAGTACACGGGGAGCCTAGGAGCGAAGGACAAGAGAGACAAACTGGCACTATTCCTCGAAACGTGtctctcaacaccaggaCGGCGATTACTCTGGTCAAGCAGAGGGTTGTCATTGGACCGAGGTCGGTCGCCAGGAACCTTTGTTTGTGTGCGATTTGGCTCGGGTGGGGGTCTAATCTAGGTCAGGAGACTTGAATATGACTTGAGAGGAACATGCTACTCACCCCATCCAGTCTTCAGCTGGAGGGAGACTTGGCGGTTTGGTACATAACGGTGATTCCCGCAAGTAGATCAAGAAATTGGCCTCATAGCGGAttaccatgatgaagaaagagtTGGCGCTATGAGCGCATTCGAGTTATCGGCGGTATAGTATAAAGAAGTGTTAAGTGTCTCAAGGTGGACGTGCGAGCACAATCGAGGTAGCCTTTAGAGAGCTGTCTTCTCTTGAAGGATGGCAGCTTCGAGTTCGGGCAGAGTGTGGGTT encodes the following:
- a CDS encoding related to flavin oxidoreductase, coding for MGSVEANGHPKILINVGAKDVPFYTPIQDPPAGTPWDVQPEGSLFSPLKLRGLTLHNRIIVSPIYSAKDGYMTPWHKQHLGSFAARGPGLIITEVNAVSPEGRISPQDAGIWEDGQLEPLKEIVDFVHSQGAKIAIQMGHAGRKASTVVPWLDRKNTAVKEAGGWPDEVVAPSAIPYSPESLTPREMTSDDITKFKQDWVAAVKRALKAGFDAIEVHAAHGYLLNAFLSPASNQRTDQYGGSFENRIRLLLETVKLTRDIVPEDFPLLVRMPGTDYLEFDSSLPQWHIEEAAKLGQILAANGIDLIDISGGGLDCRQKITSGPGYQVPYAAAVKKAVKDTGVAVTSVGMITSGKQAQGYLSDDSVNAVLVGRGFLKDPNLVWHWADELDVDIHVASQYGWGFGMTRTHRHRKH
- a CDS encoding related to syntaxin-binding protein sec1-like protein, which encodes MGLSVIQEQHDAILGQIKKITRGDWKCLIVDENSKKIIDNVVKEDDILNNNIATIERIENRREPNPEMDAIYILSPESFAVECLLADFEMRRYRSYYLVWTGLLDPSLRRKIDDFPGARQLRAGFQTMFVDFLPRESHLVTLRDPWSFPMLFHPACNAVVPTHMKALAQKIAGLCITLGEYPKVRYYKPQSARHEAAVLCTHLARFVQEELDAYAQWDTSFPPPSPRPQATLVITDRSMDLMSPLVHEFSYQAMAHDLLPIKDGDKVTYRTTINEGTPEAEEKDMELTDKDKIWVDNRHRHMKDTIDKLMGDFQKFLQQNPHFTNENADTTNLNTIRDMLAGLPQFQEMKEAYSLHLTMAQECMNIFQKHKLMDIASIEQTLASGLDEDFKRPKNILEMIVPLLCDEAVSPSDRLRLIILFILYRDGVIDEDIKRLLAHASLPQSDREVVLNFEQLGGHMTHALKDVRQIPPPLFPIDPKSTQLNEEYGLTRFEPAMKHMVDHLARGMLDQTHFPYVKPPLDPNEELHLAQGGSLRAGRPNWAAAGRRPPENRQRLIVFMAGGATYSESRSCYEVGEARSRDIILVTSHMITPQLFIRQVGDLSRDKRQLDLPLERPKRHAPRHLFERPAPPRPAPSQQPSQQGLPPGPTNRPGGLPSRPGPGMAPPTAAMSNMSINNNHGNNTAPRPTSHHSVQQHHEEPGKLHKEKKKRNFLGIKK